CCACAGATTCCCCTCCTTTTTGTGTTGTATGTAATTCAGTCTTTAACTGATTAACTCGAACAACTGAAATCGATGCAAATCTTTCTTGTAAACATGTCCAGGCTTCATGAGATGTTCTGCACCCAATGACATGCTCCATAGCCTCATCGGATAGAGTAGCGATAAGAAGACTCAGCAATGCCATATCTTTTCTCACCCATTCTTTATACTCTGTAGTGACTTCCTTTGTTACACCGGTGTCTGAATTAATCACAAACTTAGATGGACAAGGATTTTCTCCAAGaaagaaatcaaacaaatcatatcCCCTCAAAACTAACTGAAATTGATAGCTCCACTTAACAAAGTTATCATCTTGAAGTTTGACAGTCAACATTCCCAAAAATGTTTCAATTTTGACACTTGAATCAGCCATTATATCAACTTTAGCAACAAATGGAATCTTCGTAAAAACTCTTTAACAACTTCTGGCTATCGGCCTTTCTGAAGCAATAAGATCTCAACTTTAGGATGTAAAACACACTTCTGGCTATCGGCCTTTCTGAAGTGATAAAATCTCGACTTTCGTACGTAAATCACAGCAAAAAAAAATGACAGAAACTTCTGGCTATCGGCCTTTCTAAAGTGAAACATAAAAGGGAAATGGCTATCGGCCTCTCTATCCTAACAAACACCTTATTGATCTACCCATTCCATGATGGCAACACTAATGGCTATGGGCCTCTAACAATTATGCAATTTGAAGCAAAAAATGTGACTGCGACATTTCATCAAACATATAGAGTGCAAGATATCATAAAGAACCAAGAACCTGAAAATACTGCGTTCTTGAACTGTACCCTAACCAGAGACGATATAATCGAAGAGCTTCACCTCTCTTTCGATAACAAATCAGCGGAAGAAGGTCACTAAGAATCGActcggctctgataccatgttaacaaAGTATCAAAGAATGCAGAAAATCTACTAAGAACAGTATGAGTgtttagaaagagaaagaacagAAGCAAATGATTGTATTAATTCTAAATGAATCTTTAACACTGTGAGAATACAGTTTATATAGCCATCTTGACTATCTTGCATAGTAAGCTATTTTAACTAACTAATCAGATAACGACTCAGCCACAATCCCAACAGTTTAACTAACTATTGATTGATGAGCTGGCCATAGGTGAGTCATAGATGTATGGTCAACAACagtccacccccttaggggcccgacgtccttgtcggcacatcacggccagggttaggctctgataccaatctgacacaCCTCGATCTTAAAATCAAggcgtgacggccagcacgccttgattctaggaccggggtgtgtcattttacccgttatatttaattttgggacatcagttttttttttttaccgttagatttgattattttGATCTCAACCGTTGAATtttatgaatttataaattaaaatttaaaaaagttTGAATTTAAACCGTTGGTTGATTCAACGGTTCATTCAACAAGGTTCTcaaatgaatttaaaccattggtGTCTACTTTCTTGGTTTGGAGTTTAGCTTCCACCGAGAATGTGATGGCGGCGGCGGTGTAATCTTTGCTGCTGGAGATTAgggttttttattgtttgttttttgcaatctTCGGGTCTAAACTTGTATGAGCCTCCCGTTGTATCTTAAGTCGCTGTTCTCATTTTGTTTGAACCTTTTACTTTATTTGTTGTTGATTACCCGGTTCTTTTTTTGGCCTTAtactaatttttaatgtaatgAAAGACATCttacttaataaaaaaattaaaaatttaaaaacagtGCAGGAAAATTTTCGGTCCTGTCATTGATTATTCGAGTCAAGAGTCAATCTAGCCGTTTTGTTTGTAAGACTGGTTTTATGGGGCCCATCACCCATGGATTGGCAACTTGGAGGCCAAGAAAATATTAGACAACAGAGACAGAAGTTgggttgggccatattagacttGTAAAAATGAAAATGGCCCTGCAACCACTCGATTTGATTCAACCATCCAAACTTTATATTGGCCCTTGAAACCTTCATGCTTCTAATGTTAGAACAGCTCGCGTGATAGCTAACTTGGTTTTGAATTCCAATTTTAGCTTAAGCTTGGTTTTCAAATGAACTCGGTTGTTGGGCCTCCCTTTTTATGTCCtaaccaaggtctaaaatatcgacattatctcgatatttctatcaaaattttcatgtttttggactaccgatattttcgatatcatcgatattttagaccttgataggaactctatgtggtactaagtcactcatgtatcttaccatgcaatgtataatatataaatgattatggtgtgtttaaacttctttcattaattactacatattttctacactcacaatgtttgccagctcgctatataatcaacttaaatcagttaaatccatcatgcaatgcttttccttccaattttttgtgataaactaatagataattaactaaataaacatcttgcaaagtttcaataaaaatttccatgtttttcttacaatttctgtggtttttattcaatttttatcgatatcgataatgtGACAGCTTGTTCCGGAAAATAATTTCCGTTGACGTGAAATTACTAGTTTACCCTAGGACGTTAAATTGTGTGGTGTATGACTTGTATTTAAGTTGGATTTAATTAtgatttcctaagtttttggaaccacTTAGGAATTAAGAAAGACTAAATTTTGATTGGTTGGAGAGATTTGGTCCACACACTacacctcactttctctctttcactctcgtgccctctctctctcaaactcacactctccctctcttcttctcttcctctcttgtACATACACAACCAGAAACCCTTGTAAACGTGAtagattgaagaagaaaaatggtaccattgtgttcctaaggtcctcacgagttcaaaggtaccaATTACAGGTAAGATTACCTTTGATTTCACGTCGAACCACAAAACCCGATTTGGGTTActattcatgcacacgtaaaatgttgatttttaggGAATTTAAAGGACATAgagagcttaaggaggtccttaCGAAGCTTGGAGTACTTCGTTTGAAGAAATTGGACGTCGGAATCGTGAGAACAACGAGTTTTAAGGTTTGCCGGATTATCGAAGCTTTTTCCGGTGGGATTCCGGTGGTTTCAAAGCTCGAATCAAGTATGGTTTTGTTCGTCGTTGTCAGATCTTTAAAATGGTTCAAGTTTCAtaaattttgggttaaaaatgaagaagatataaagaaatgaaatttttccagtttccggcgacagCGACGGTTGCCTGAGCTGAAGGTAGAAGACGAGAGGATATTCCGTTaagtttaacggaatattctaacggcgttaggTCATGCCGTTAGGTTTTGTTAAGGAATAAATGGAATATTCCAGAATATACCTTACGGCGTCAGTTGACATCGTCAGTGTGCTTGGCAAATGGCCATGCGTGGGgggcgcgtctggccgtgccttggccggtgcgtggcggcgcgtgggagctaggaaaaatattctaaaaatttagggatgatcctgaggttgtgtaggtcactatggtatattcatataccaaaattgagcaatatatgagaagttattacctattgttggttatgtgcgtTAAATAACATTTATTCGGTTATTACGCCTATATGTGAGACCTATTCTCAGGACGTGTGtaatcaatcgaggctcgggggctacgacccatcgacatatctgtgagtgggcaattattttcagtatatatatatatatatatcttcacatttttcccagaaaacgtatttaaaggaaatgtgatttaaatgtcaTGCTATGCCAAtgcctatattttattttagtatatgcattatcataattatgcatattgttgcatggtgctgtggaggcccaagtaagctcaggtgagttatgttttgaTTATGGGAATTgtcaatgatgtgatatgtgattgaataatgttgagctcataaaaatgcacttagggtgattgtaatttagccagag
Above is a window of Malus sylvestris chromosome 15, drMalSylv7.2, whole genome shotgun sequence DNA encoding:
- the LOC126602875 gene encoding uncharacterized protein LOC126602875; amino-acid sequence: MADSSVKIETFLGMLTVKLQDDNFVKWSYQFQLVLRGYDLFDFFLGENPCPSKFVINSDTGVTKEVTTEYKEWVRKDMALLSLLIATLSDEAMEHVIGCRTSHEAWTCLQERFASISVVRVNQLKTELHTTQKGGESVDKFLMRLKNIRDQLVSVGERLSVNDLMIAVLSGLRAEFEMIRTLILARDTTLSLKDFRAQLLFAEGSIESKMQSLTSSMAAMCV